A genomic stretch from Persephonella sp. includes:
- a CDS encoding TIGR01458 family HAD-type hydrolase encodes MIDFKKIKGFLLDLDGVLYIIDKPIEGAQETLKKLKEKYPVRFITNTTTKPRKVVYEKLIKMGFDVKEEEIFSALEATKQFLKERDAGAFLILTDLALEDMKDIKREPVEYVVIGDARDNFTYENMNKAFRYLMDGAELLAAAKNKYFRDKDGKLSLDCGAYITGLEFATGKKAKLIGKPNKDFFLLAVKSMGLKPEEVAVIGDDIEADVKGAMDAGLKGILVKTGKFTPQDLEKGIKPDLIIENINQILEYID; translated from the coding sequence ATGATTGATTTTAAGAAAATTAAGGGCTTTTTACTTGATTTAGATGGTGTTTTATACATCATTGATAAACCGATAGAAGGTGCACAGGAAACCCTAAAAAAGCTAAAAGAAAAATATCCAGTCAGGTTTATCACAAATACAACCACAAAACCCCGTAAAGTCGTTTATGAAAAGCTAATCAAAATGGGCTTTGATGTTAAAGAAGAAGAAATTTTTTCCGCCCTTGAGGCCACAAAACAGTTTTTAAAGGAAAGAGATGCCGGTGCATTCCTAATCCTTACAGACCTTGCCCTTGAAGACATGAAAGATATAAAAAGGGAACCTGTTGAGTATGTAGTTATTGGGGATGCACGGGATAATTTTACTTATGAGAATATGAATAAAGCCTTTAGATATCTAATGGATGGGGCTGAGCTACTGGCAGCTGCTAAAAACAAATATTTCAGGGATAAAGATGGCAAATTATCTTTAGATTGCGGAGCATATATAACAGGACTGGAATTTGCAACAGGTAAAAAAGCAAAGCTTATAGGTAAACCTAATAAAGACTTTTTCCTACTTGCTGTTAAATCAATGGGATTAAAGCCGGAAGAAGTGGCAGTTATAGGTGATGATATAGAGGCAGATGTTAAAGGAGCAATGGACGCCGGATTAAAAGGAATACTGGTAAAAACAGGCAAATTTACCCCTCAAGATTTAGAAAAAGGTATAAAACCAGACCTGATAATAGAGAATATAAATCAGATTTTGGAGTATATAGATTAA
- a CDS encoding transposase: MSRKVKRSLKIELNNTDPTTNIVLGYLTYHAGKLWNEANYLVKNKLAKPNKFDLYNKLKDTSIHKKSLQSRTAQIILDELSRGWHNFFKYLQKPEKYPSPVKPPKYNKKKSPHRPVIYDKTGFTVEGNTIRLSLSKELKQHLKEKHGIDIDYLRIETGLDLSQLNILNIQITPYKAYGNITYRLNIVYEKEIEELKPKTNKALAIDYGVSNFATIVIENQPISYIVDGKGIQSILRKYLKKLAKWQKKRDNLLNKGLSTNRVDKILHRIQRRINNLIRDFSHKVSNLIVEIAKKYNVSTIVIGKLQESKNKESKLTSIVDQMLSLLPHGRVSKQIEYKASEYGIKTILVDESYTSGVDSLKNVAVSKENYTPEARKHRGLFKSILGLVNADVNGARNILKKFKKRFHDYITGLKKVIRIRVFGKLASSPKSVQVYRQIGVARCGDHLSGIRLSYDSKLPEKPPTLVGV; encoded by the coding sequence ATGTCAAGGAAAGTAAAAAGAAGCTTAAAAATAGAGTTAAATAATACAGACCCAACCACAAACATAGTATTAGGATATTTAACCTACCACGCAGGAAAACTCTGGAATGAAGCAAACTACCTTGTAAAAAACAAACTGGCAAAACCAAACAAGTTTGACCTATACAACAAACTCAAAGATACTTCCATACATAAAAAATCCCTACAAAGCAGAACAGCACAAATCATATTAGATGAGCTGTCAAGAGGCTGGCATAATTTCTTTAAATACTTACAGAAACCAGAAAAATACCCATCACCAGTAAAACCACCAAAATACAACAAGAAAAAATCACCACACAGACCAGTAATTTACGATAAAACAGGGTTTACAGTTGAAGGAAACACAATAAGACTGTCATTGTCTAAAGAATTAAAGCAACATCTAAAAGAAAAACACGGAATAGACATAGACTACCTAAGAATAGAAACAGGATTAGACTTAAGCCAGTTAAATATACTAAACATACAAATCACACCATACAAAGCATATGGAAACATTACTTACAGGTTAAACATAGTATACGAAAAAGAAATAGAAGAACTTAAACCAAAAACAAATAAAGCACTTGCAATAGACTACGGAGTATCAAACTTTGCAACGATTGTGATAGAGAACCAGCCAATAAGCTATATAGTAGATGGGAAAGGAATACAGTCAATATTAAGAAAATACCTAAAGAAATTAGCCAAATGGCAAAAGAAAAGAGATAATCTGTTAAATAAAGGACTTTCAACAAATAGAGTAGATAAGATACTCCACAGAATACAAAGAAGGATAAATAACCTGATACGAGACTTTAGTCATAAAGTTTCAAATCTAATAGTAGAGATAGCAAAGAAATACAATGTTTCAACAATTGTGATAGGCAAACTACAAGAAAGTAAAAACAAGGAAAGCAAGCTAACAAGTATAGTAGACCAGATGTTAAGTTTACTACCACACGGTAGAGTGTCAAAGCAAATAGAATACAAAGCAAGTGAATATGGAATAAAGACAATACTTGTAGATGAAAGCTATACTTCAGGTGTGGACAGCTTAAAAAATGTAGCTGTCAGCAAAGAAAATTACACACCTGAAGCAAGGAAACACAGGGGACTATTTAAAAGCATATTAGGATTAGTAAACGCAGATGTAAACGGAGCAAGAAACATACTTAAAAAGTTTAAAAAGAGATTTCACGATTACATTACAGGCTTAAAGAAAGTAATAAGAATTAGAGTATTTGGAAAGTTAGCAAGTAGCCCCAAGTCTGTCCAAGTATATAGGCAGATAGGGGTAGCAAGGTGTGGTGACCACCTGTCAGGGATAAGGCTATCCTACGATAGCAAACTTCCTGAGAAGCCACCGACTTTAGTCGGTGTGTAG
- the tnpA gene encoding IS200/IS605 family transposase, with protein GKIEERLKELIFEIADEYGFDILALEIMQDHIHLFVSAPPKYAPATLVKLFKGITAKKLFKEFPELKKQFRKGHLWTPSYYLGTAGNVSADTIKRYIDNF; from the coding sequence AGGTAAGATTGAGGAAAGATTGAAAGAACTGATTTTTGAAATAGCTGATGAATATGGATTTGACATATTAGCTTTAGAAATAATGCAAGACCATATACATTTGTTTGTATCAGCTCCACCTAAATATGCACCTGCAACTTTAGTTAAGTTGTTTAAAGGAATAACTGCAAAGAAACTGTTTAAAGAGTTCCCAGAACTCAAAAAGCAGTTTAGGAAAGGTCATCTATGGACACCATCTTACTATTTAGGGACTGCTGGTAATGTATCAGCAGATACGATTAAAAGGTATATAGACAATTTTTAA
- a CDS encoding DUF6036 family nucleotidyltransferase, with product MKNLEIETIKKILEEFVKDTGEQLELILIGGLALQLYGLEDRATIDIDAEVEKGDLFKLFHFLKEKGIPADLSENIAGWSVVSMPEGYRERAKIILQDTNLVIKILDPYDFVIAKLRRGTQEDFEDALFVAKRFNLNPEKILEYGELAIKNSIKDTALLNFKNRLDIFVKKLKEEKKS from the coding sequence ATGAAAAATTTAGAAATAGAAACTATTAAAAAGATTTTAGAAGAATTTGTTAAAGATACTGGTGAACAACTTGAATTAATTTTAATCGGTGGTCTTGCTTTGCAGCTTTACGGATTAGAAGATAGAGCCACCATAGACATAGACGCTGAAGTAGAAAAAGGAGATTTATTTAAGCTTTTCCATTTTCTAAAAGAAAAAGGAATTCCAGCAGATTTAAGTGAAAATATTGCTGGATGGTCTGTTGTTTCGATGCCTGAAGGATATAGAGAAAGGGCAAAGATTATATTACAGGATACAAATTTAGTCATAAAAATATTAGACCCCTATGATTTTGTGATTGCAAAATTAAGAAGAGGAACCCAAGAAGATTTTGAAGATGCATTATTTGTGGCAAAAAGGTTCAACCTTAATCCTGAGAAGATTTTAGAGTATGGAGAACTTGCAATAAAAAACTCTATAAAAGATACAGCTTTGCTTAATTTTAAAAATAGATTGGATATATTTGTTAAAAAACTAAAAGAGGAAAAGAAAAGTTGA
- a CDS encoding putative metalloprotease CJM1_0395 family protein encodes MIEGVGNSGAYYQEYKTIDDIKQQQIIQQLRMIEQKVKAHEMAHKVAGGELAGSVHYEYKKGPDGKLYIVGGEVPIKIKEGRTPQETIEIAQKIKRAALAPADPSPQDRAVAARAAMLEMKARIELQKQQQENNNQHEKIDIFV; translated from the coding sequence ATGATTGAGGGAGTTGGGAATTCAGGGGCTTATTATCAGGAGTATAAAACCATTGATGACATAAAGCAACAGCAGATTATTCAGCAACTTCGGATGATTGAACAAAAAGTAAAAGCGCACGAAATGGCGCATAAAGTTGCCGGTGGGGAACTGGCAGGATCTGTTCATTATGAGTATAAAAAGGGCCCCGATGGAAAGTTATACATAGTTGGTGGAGAAGTTCCAATAAAAATAAAAGAAGGTAGAACTCCACAGGAAACTATAGAGATAGCCCAGAAAATAAAAAGAGCAGCCCTTGCACCTGCAGACCCTTCTCCACAAGATAGAGCCGTAGCTGCCAGAGCAGCTATGCTTGAAATGAAAGCAAGAATAGAACTGCAAAAACAACAACAGGAAAACAATAATCAACACGAGAAAATAGATATATTTGTTTAA